A single Paenibacillus kribbensis DNA region contains:
- a CDS encoding carbohydrate ABC transporter permease: protein MKQITSAAHASEAQQHPPPQPERSRSPAPATRAKSFPISRVLLYIVLILGSMLMLLPFVWLIRSSLMGTSQIFVFPPEWIPSPFQWSNYPEALTSVPFGRYFMNTFLIEVCVLTGVMLTSIVSAFTFARLRWPGRNLIFSLLIGSMMLPYAVTLIPTFVMWRELGGLNTFLPLIAPAWFGGGAFNIFLMRQFMLTIPRDLDEAAYMDGGTPLTVLWRVIIPLSSPALIVIGIFTFIDVWNDFLGPIIYLSDEKHFTLALGLATFRGLNNTNWPYLMAASSTILAPIVLIFFIGQRYFIEGITLTGIKG from the coding sequence ATGAAGCAGATCACTTCTGCTGCCCATGCTTCCGAAGCACAGCAGCATCCGCCTCCACAGCCAGAACGCTCCCGCAGTCCTGCACCCGCTACCCGTGCCAAGTCCTTCCCAATCAGTCGTGTTCTGCTGTACATCGTTTTAATCTTGGGCAGTATGTTGATGCTGTTGCCGTTTGTATGGCTTATTCGCAGCTCTCTGATGGGGACCTCGCAAATTTTTGTGTTCCCGCCAGAGTGGATACCGTCACCTTTTCAATGGAGCAATTACCCGGAGGCGCTGACTTCGGTGCCGTTCGGCAGGTATTTTATGAATACATTCCTGATTGAGGTGTGTGTGCTGACAGGTGTGATGTTGACCTCGATTGTATCGGCGTTTACGTTTGCCCGTCTGCGCTGGCCTGGACGCAACTTGATCTTTTCCCTGCTGATCGGATCGATGATGCTGCCGTACGCGGTGACGCTGATTCCCACCTTTGTCATGTGGCGTGAGCTGGGGGGACTGAACACCTTTCTGCCGCTGATTGCTCCTGCATGGTTTGGCGGGGGAGCATTTAATATCTTTTTGATGCGCCAGTTCATGCTGACGATCCCGCGTGATCTGGACGAAGCGGCTTATATGGACGGAGGTACACCTCTGACCGTGCTATGGCGTGTCATTATTCCCTTATCTTCACCCGCATTGATCGTGATCGGGATATTTACTTTCATTGATGTGTGGAACGATTTTTTGGGCCCGATTATTTATTTGAGTGACGAAAAGCATTTTACGCTGGCGCTGGGGTTGGCGACTTTTCGCGGGCTGAACAATACGAACTGGCCTTACCTGATGGCGGCTTCCAGTACCATTTTGGCCCCCATCGTTCTCATTTTCTTTATCGGACAACGGTATTTTATTGAAGGTATTACACTGACAGGCATCAAAGGCTAG
- a CDS encoding (2Fe-2S)-binding protein, which produces MSRVRIVNHPILGPKPERRQVSFVFDGRPMKGLAGEPLAAALLASGVRLLRRHEESGTARGVYCAIGHCNECRLTVHPLGTVRSCLTRLEEGMIVETGRQLSNEITGRIVT; this is translated from the coding sequence ATGAGTCGCGTACGTATTGTGAACCATCCTATTTTGGGACCGAAGCCGGAGCGGCGGCAGGTGTCTTTCGTTTTCGATGGTCGTCCCATGAAAGGATTGGCTGGAGAGCCGCTCGCGGCAGCGCTGCTGGCAAGCGGCGTTCGTTTGCTGAGAAGGCATGAGGAATCCGGCACGGCCAGGGGCGTATACTGCGCCATTGGGCACTGTAACGAATGCCGCCTGACGGTTCATCCGCTCGGTACTGTCCGCTCCTGTCTGACCCGGTTGGAGGAAGGCATGATCGTCGAAACAGGCAGACAGCTTTCGAATGAAATTACAGGGAGAATCGTGACATGA
- a CDS encoding dihydrodipicolinate synthase family protein, translating into MARFEGVYVALVTPFTAELEVDYKCLAELCEHLIANGISGLVPTGSLGEYAALSPEERSQVVHTVIDAAAGRVPVVVGSAAPSTRQAVHWVQHAKDAGAAGVMALPPINYNPLPHEVTAHFEALSEVGLPIIAYNNPHDYKVDLTPDILADLSRIENIVAVKEFSGDVRRIHAILEKTELEVMIGVDNLAMEGALFGATGWISGVPNALPKEGVELFRFAQAGNMAEASALYRRLLPLFHYDASPQLVQSIKYMMELAGFPVGPTRPPRLALPQADYDRIREAFEAAVRPSGVSS; encoded by the coding sequence ATGGCACGTTTTGAAGGTGTATATGTGGCCTTGGTTACACCGTTCACGGCAGAGCTGGAGGTCGACTACAAGTGTCTGGCCGAGTTGTGTGAGCATCTGATTGCGAACGGCATTAGCGGACTGGTCCCCACAGGATCACTGGGGGAGTATGCGGCGTTGTCCCCGGAAGAACGGTCGCAGGTGGTGCATACGGTGATTGATGCTGCGGCAGGGCGTGTCCCGGTCGTTGTTGGCTCTGCGGCTCCATCCACCAGGCAGGCAGTGCATTGGGTTCAGCATGCCAAGGATGCCGGAGCTGCTGGTGTCATGGCGCTGCCGCCTATTAATTACAATCCGCTGCCCCATGAGGTAACGGCCCATTTTGAAGCGTTATCGGAGGTGGGCTTGCCGATCATAGCGTACAACAATCCCCATGATTACAAGGTTGACCTGACTCCAGATATTCTTGCAGACCTGTCACGAATTGAAAATATCGTAGCAGTCAAGGAATTTTCCGGTGATGTGCGACGTATTCACGCTATTTTGGAGAAGACAGAGCTGGAGGTCATGATCGGGGTGGATAATCTGGCGATGGAGGGGGCATTATTCGGCGCGACAGGCTGGATTTCGGGCGTGCCTAATGCACTGCCCAAGGAAGGGGTAGAGCTGTTCCGGTTTGCGCAGGCGGGAAATATGGCGGAAGCTTCTGCGTTGTATCGCAGGCTATTGCCGCTGTTCCACTATGATGCTAGCCCACAACTGGTGCAGTCCATCAAATATATGATGGAGCTGGCCGGATTCCCGGTCGGCCCGACACGTCCGCCCAGACTTGCGCTGCCGCAGGCGGATTACGACCGTATTCGCGAAGCTTTTGAGGCGGCGGTTCGTCCGAGCGGGGTTTCATCCTGA
- a CDS encoding aldehyde dehydrogenase family protein gives MESRNWIGGEWLSPSGEEMVVRNPSALKEEVGVVHFSTEADIAQSGEAARLAQAGWAALSPAARGAYLFKAAGLLEANLSDLAELASREMGKPITEMRGEVMRGVHLLRYYAAEGVRSIGTVIPSNEPGVLQYTKRIPLGVTALITPWNFPVAIPLWKIAPALLCGNTVIWKPAEHASLTAVRIAELFEAVQLPPGVLNLLIGQGSRIGDALLELPVLEAVSFTGSTKTGLGIAERCARRNIKYQTEMGGKNAAIVLKDADMAQAVAMIASGAFRSAGQKCTATSRVIVERSVYDAFTEALRHAVAKIHMAPALDPGAYLGPVASAGQYEKVMSYVSLARRETDILVEGGVGAATDDGYYVRPLVAAGLDSSHPLIQEEIFGPVVGVMQADDFEDAIRLCNASIYGLSASLFTRDLRLAHRFLDEADAGMVRVNQETAGVEYQAPFGGLKQSSSHTREQGQAALDFYSAIKTCAISYE, from the coding sequence ATGGAAAGCCGAAATTGGATTGGCGGCGAGTGGCTGAGTCCTTCCGGCGAAGAAATGGTGGTTCGCAACCCTTCAGCGTTAAAGGAGGAGGTGGGAGTCGTTCATTTTTCCACTGAGGCTGATATTGCACAGTCAGGAGAAGCGGCACGGCTGGCACAAGCGGGCTGGGCGGCTTTGAGTCCGGCGGCGCGGGGGGCTTATCTGTTCAAGGCAGCCGGTTTGCTGGAGGCGAATCTGTCCGATTTGGCGGAGCTGGCCAGCCGGGAAATGGGGAAGCCGATTACCGAGATGCGCGGAGAGGTGATGCGCGGCGTCCATCTGCTTCGATACTACGCAGCAGAGGGTGTACGTTCGATCGGTACGGTCATTCCGTCGAATGAGCCGGGAGTACTCCAATACACGAAGCGCATTCCGCTGGGTGTGACTGCTCTTATTACTCCGTGGAACTTCCCGGTAGCTATTCCCTTGTGGAAAATCGCGCCCGCGCTCCTGTGCGGAAACACAGTCATCTGGAAGCCCGCCGAGCATGCCTCATTAACGGCGGTACGGATTGCGGAGTTGTTTGAAGCGGTGCAGCTTCCGCCTGGCGTGCTGAATCTCCTCATTGGGCAGGGAAGCCGTATTGGCGATGCCTTGCTGGAACTCCCGGTACTGGAAGCGGTCAGCTTCACGGGTTCTACGAAGACGGGATTGGGCATTGCCGAGCGGTGCGCACGTCGGAACATCAAATACCAGACCGAGATGGGCGGTAAGAATGCCGCGATCGTGCTGAAGGACGCGGATATGGCGCAGGCGGTAGCGATGATTGCCAGCGGTGCCTTTCGGTCAGCCGGACAAAAATGCACGGCCACCAGCCGCGTGATTGTCGAGCGGTCTGTCTATGACGCGTTTACAGAAGCCTTGCGCCACGCGGTGGCAAAGATCCATATGGCCCCGGCACTGGACCCCGGCGCGTATCTCGGGCCTGTCGCATCCGCAGGCCAGTATGAGAAGGTCATGTCCTATGTGTCGCTGGCTCGACGGGAAACGGACATTTTGGTTGAAGGCGGAGTCGGCGCCGCGACAGATGACGGGTACTATGTGCGTCCGTTGGTGGCAGCCGGGCTGGACTCGTCCCATCCGTTGATTCAGGAGGAAATTTTTGGGCCTGTGGTCGGTGTAATGCAGGCGGACGATTTTGAGGATGCCATTCGACTCTGCAATGCGTCTATTTACGGACTGAGTGCTTCATTATTTACCCGTGATTTGCGGCTGGCTCATCGCTTTCTGGATGAAGCGGACGCTGGAATGGTCCGAGTCAATCAGGAGACGGCGGGTGTCGAATATCAAGCTCCGTTCGGCGGTCTGAAGCAGTCCAGCTCACATACCCGGGAACAGGGGCAGGCGGCGCTGGATTTTTATTCAGCGATTAAAACCTGCGCAATCAGCTATGAGTAA
- a CDS encoding carbohydrate ABC transporter permease, with translation MKRQQSGMMRMERNWGLLFALPAILGLLIFTIGPITASFIFSLTDWTIGGQMSFIGLENYQTILTKDTTFSQSMFVTTYYALGSVPLGLTAAFIIALLLNQKVKGLSIFRTIYYLPTIVPSIANTMLWLWMFNPDFGLLNSLLESVGLPGSKWIYDESTAIPSLIMMSTWGIGNTVIIFLAGLQSVPTHLYEAAEVDGGNLWHKFFHITIPSMTPTIFFNLVMSLIGTFQAFNQAYVMTNGGPNNATLFYVFYLWRTAFTETKIGYASALAWILFFVIMVLTVLIFSTSKKWVHYEGGERS, from the coding sequence ATGAAGCGGCAGCAATCAGGAATGATGCGCATGGAGCGTAACTGGGGTCTGTTGTTCGCGCTTCCTGCCATTCTCGGACTACTCATATTTACGATTGGGCCAATCACGGCCTCATTCATATTCAGCCTGACCGACTGGACCATTGGCGGCCAGATGAGCTTTATAGGGCTGGAGAATTATCAGACCATTCTGACCAAGGATACAACCTTTTCCCAATCCATGTTTGTGACCACGTATTATGCGCTGGGCAGCGTGCCCCTTGGCTTGACGGCGGCTTTTATCATTGCGCTGTTGCTGAATCAGAAGGTGAAAGGTTTATCGATATTCCGCACGATTTATTATTTACCCACCATTGTGCCAAGTATTGCGAATACGATGCTGTGGCTGTGGATGTTCAACCCGGATTTTGGCTTGCTGAATTCGCTGCTGGAGAGTGTCGGACTGCCGGGCAGCAAATGGATTTATGACGAAAGCACTGCGATACCCTCCCTGATTATGATGAGCACCTGGGGGATCGGGAACACGGTCATTATCTTTTTGGCAGGACTCCAGTCGGTTCCCACCCATCTGTATGAAGCGGCTGAGGTGGATGGCGGCAATCTGTGGCACAAATTTTTTCATATTACCATTCCCTCAATGACACCCACCATTTTCTTCAATTTGGTCATGTCGTTAATCGGCACCTTTCAGGCCTTCAATCAGGCGTACGTGATGACCAACGGAGGACCCAACAATGCAACCCTGTTCTACGTGTTCTACTTGTGGCGTACGGCTTTTACGGAGACCAAAATCGGCTATGCCTCAGCGCTGGCCTGGATCTTATTTTTCGTCATTATGGTGCTGACCGTCCTGATTTTCTCCACGTCCAAAAAGTGGGTCCACTATGAAGGAGGGGAACGATCATGA
- a CDS encoding 4-hydroxyproline epimerase, whose product MSVPGKLAISGKITTIDTHTGGNPTRTVIHGAPKLVGHTMLEKMTYMAAHHDDFRRLLMFEPRGHEVMSGCILTEPCHPDADIGVVFIETGGYLPMCGHDTIGVCTALMEGGLIAADKKSVLLDTPAGPVQVRLEVDTGKVRQVTFTNIPSFVYRREVEVDVEGIGQVVLDIAYGGNFYGIVEAASIDLALEQSNAAEIVRTAVRIRETVNAAIEVVHPENPVIQGLTHIEFYGEPVAPQADCRNVVVIPPGGIDRSPCGTGTSAKVAVLHAKGKLGLNESFVHESITGSMFRAEIVGETQVGPYPAVVPQITGSAWVTGHHQFVLDPKDPLREGFLLM is encoded by the coding sequence ATGAGTGTGCCAGGCAAGCTTGCTATATCAGGAAAGATTACGACGATTGATACCCACACCGGAGGAAATCCGACGCGGACGGTCATTCACGGCGCACCTAAGCTGGTAGGTCATACGATGCTGGAAAAGATGACTTACATGGCAGCGCATCATGATGATTTTCGCCGTCTGCTGATGTTCGAGCCGCGGGGCCATGAGGTCATGTCGGGCTGTATTTTAACAGAGCCATGCCATCCAGATGCCGATATCGGTGTAGTCTTTATAGAGACTGGCGGTTATTTGCCGATGTGCGGTCACGATACGATTGGAGTATGCACGGCGCTAATGGAAGGTGGACTGATTGCTGCGGATAAAAAGTCTGTACTGCTGGATACTCCGGCAGGTCCGGTTCAAGTGCGGCTGGAGGTGGATACGGGCAAGGTGCGGCAAGTAACGTTCACGAACATCCCTTCCTTTGTGTACCGCCGTGAGGTGGAGGTCGATGTAGAGGGTATCGGCCAAGTCGTGCTGGATATTGCGTATGGAGGCAACTTTTACGGCATTGTAGAGGCGGCTTCCATCGATCTTGCGTTGGAGCAAAGCAATGCGGCAGAGATTGTACGGACGGCGGTCCGGATTCGGGAAACGGTGAATGCTGCTATTGAGGTAGTCCATCCTGAGAATCCGGTTATTCAGGGATTGACCCATATTGAATTTTACGGGGAGCCTGTGGCTCCACAGGCCGATTGCCGCAATGTCGTCGTCATTCCGCCGGGAGGTATCGACCGTTCCCCTTGTGGCACAGGAACCTCGGCCAAGGTAGCAGTGCTGCATGCCAAGGGAAAGCTGGGCTTAAATGAGTCGTTTGTACACGAAAGTATCACAGGCTCCATGTTCCGGGCTGAAATTGTGGGCGAAACACAGGTAGGTCCTTATCCGGCGGTGGTCCCGCAAATTACAGGCTCGGCCTGGGTAACAGGACATCATCAATTTGTGCTTGATCCGAAGGACCCGCTGAGAGAAGGATTTTTACTGATGTGA
- a CDS encoding M24 family metallopeptidase → MQAAAKPLQGIPGRLARLRSEFPALGIDALLITHGPNRRYMTGFTGSAGMALITEEDAFLVTDFRYMTQAKDQAPEYSVIQHEVQIFQTIAALTGKLGVHRLGLESRHVSLQQSGQLQAALGPLEYVHTEDVIERLRDVKDEDEIRTISEAARMTDAAFTEVLNYIRPGVTERRIAAELEYQLRLAGAESGGFAFIVASGERSALPHGLASDKEIGQDEFVTMDFGANVRGYLSDITRTVFVGKPSERHKELYAIVLEANMKTIAGLRPGLSGREGDRLGRDVIASYGYGEQFGHGLGHGFGLEIHEQIRLSRESKSVLVPGHVITVEPGIYIPGFGGVRIEDDVLITDDGVKVLTFSPKEMILL, encoded by the coding sequence GTGCAGGCTGCGGCAAAGCCGTTACAAGGTATTCCAGGCAGACTGGCCCGATTGCGCTCGGAATTCCCGGCACTGGGTATAGACGCGCTGCTCATTACACATGGGCCGAATCGGCGCTATATGACCGGATTTACAGGCTCGGCCGGGATGGCGCTTATTACGGAGGAAGACGCTTTTCTGGTAACGGATTTCCGATATATGACACAAGCAAAGGATCAGGCACCAGAGTATTCGGTTATTCAGCACGAAGTACAAATTTTCCAGACGATAGCCGCGCTGACGGGGAAATTAGGCGTTCACCGACTGGGTTTGGAAAGTCGTCATGTTTCACTCCAGCAGTCGGGTCAGCTTCAAGCCGCGCTGGGTCCGCTGGAGTATGTGCACACAGAGGATGTGATAGAACGGCTGCGCGATGTAAAGGACGAAGATGAGATTCGGACGATCAGCGAAGCGGCGCGTATGACCGATGCTGCTTTTACGGAAGTGCTGAATTACATCCGGCCAGGGGTTACAGAGCGACGGATCGCGGCGGAACTGGAATATCAGCTGCGGCTGGCGGGTGCGGAATCGGGTGGCTTTGCATTCATTGTCGCTTCGGGTGAGCGTTCGGCACTGCCGCACGGGCTGGCCAGTGACAAGGAAATCGGCCAGGATGAGTTTGTCACAATGGATTTTGGCGCGAATGTGCGTGGTTATCTGTCCGATATTACGCGCACTGTCTTCGTCGGCAAGCCGTCGGAACGTCATAAGGAACTGTATGCCATTGTGCTGGAAGCGAATATGAAGACGATTGCAGGACTTCGCCCCGGCTTAAGCGGCCGGGAGGGGGACAGACTGGGGCGGGATGTGATTGCCTCGTATGGCTATGGGGAGCAGTTTGGCCACGGGCTGGGTCACGGCTTTGGCCTGGAAATTCATGAGCAGATACGGCTGTCCCGTGAAAGTAAATCCGTGCTCGTACCGGGCCATGTCATTACCGTGGAACCGGGCATTTATATCCCCGGGTTCGGCGGGGTACGGATCGAGGATGATGTGCTGATCACGGATGACGGTGTGAAGGTACTGACCTTCTCGCCGAAGGAGATGATTTTATTATAA
- a CDS encoding NAD(P)/FAD-dependent oxidoreductase yields MKHDAADLVIVGGGIIGAAIAYYAAKSGLKVVLAERGEIAGGTSSRCDGNILAIDKEPGFDSRMSLVSQELVAELARELEDEFEYRAPGSILVCENEQEMQAAEQWVARQQQEGLPFRMLDQQALRKEWPHLAKDLPGGLECATDSTVNPVLMTYALANAARRMGARLLPRTPIRFVLKDEGGNVRGVETPNGVIHAGTVVLAAGVWTRSIGHSLGLSLPIMPRKGHILVSARMPSIGKRKVMEFGYLMSKFGGQRSVDEVYEKYGVALVFEPTASQNILIGSSRQFVGMDTGVDQQVIRLIARRAIRFFPALANVPLLRAYTGLRPWTPDHLPIVSAVDEVPGLFIASGHEGDGISLAAVTGKLVSEMVRGEPTCIPVEPLRYDRFGEALNGYENGHEFHGEVTG; encoded by the coding sequence GTGAAACACGACGCGGCGGATCTAGTCATTGTCGGCGGTGGAATCATTGGTGCGGCCATCGCTTATTATGCGGCTAAATCCGGTTTGAAGGTCGTACTGGCTGAGCGGGGAGAGATTGCCGGAGGCACTTCGTCCCGTTGTGATGGAAATATACTGGCAATCGACAAGGAGCCGGGATTTGACAGCCGGATGTCGCTGGTATCGCAGGAGCTGGTGGCAGAGCTGGCCAGGGAGCTGGAGGATGAGTTTGAGTACCGTGCGCCTGGCAGCATTTTGGTCTGTGAAAATGAGCAGGAGATGCAGGCGGCAGAGCAATGGGTAGCCCGTCAGCAGCAGGAGGGACTTCCGTTTCGCATGCTGGATCAGCAGGCTTTGCGGAAGGAATGGCCGCATTTGGCCAAAGATTTGCCGGGCGGGCTGGAGTGTGCGACAGATTCTACCGTAAATCCGGTGCTGATGACGTATGCACTGGCCAACGCCGCGCGTCGGATGGGTGCCAGACTATTGCCGCGCACGCCGATACGGTTCGTCCTCAAGGACGAAGGGGGAAACGTCCGCGGAGTGGAGACGCCAAATGGTGTGATCCATGCGGGGACCGTGGTATTGGCAGCAGGTGTGTGGACACGCAGCATCGGTCATTCACTCGGTTTGAGCCTTCCGATCATGCCGCGCAAAGGACATATTCTGGTGTCTGCCCGAATGCCTTCGATCGGGAAGCGAAAGGTGATGGAGTTTGGGTACCTGATGAGCAAGTTCGGCGGGCAGCGGAGTGTCGATGAGGTTTATGAAAAATATGGTGTAGCGCTGGTATTCGAGCCAACCGCATCACAAAACATTCTGATCGGCAGCAGCCGTCAGTTTGTTGGTATGGATACGGGGGTCGATCAGCAGGTGATCCGCTTAATTGCCCGCAGGGCGATACGCTTTTTTCCAGCCCTGGCAAACGTGCCGCTGCTGAGGGCATATACCGGCCTGCGTCCATGGACGCCTGATCATTTGCCGATTGTATCAGCCGTGGATGAAGTGCCGGGGCTGTTTATCGCTTCTGGCCATGAAGGGGACGGCATTAGCCTCGCTGCTGTCACGGGCAAGCTGGTGTCCGAAATGGTACGCGGCGAACCCACTTGCATCCCGGTAGAGCCGCTGCGATATGACCGATTTGGGGAGGCTTTGAACGGGTATGAGAACGGGCATGAGTTTCACGGGGAGGTAACCGGATGA
- a CDS encoding (2Fe-2S)-binding protein — MSKRATGRGESVGTEVQGEGTRYEEPGCVATRYNETGCVETRNDETRYGDARYAGNPNTGNPYTDSQGGQSGALGASSHLLVCRCEEVSLAQLEQACHMGAETVRQLKMATRVTMGACQGRVCRQLVETWFYSQYPAARREAELLSQRPPVRPVTFGQLAEGGSL; from the coding sequence ATGAGTAAACGGGCGACGGGACGAGGTGAGTCGGTTGGAACGGAGGTACAGGGTGAAGGGACCCGATATGAAGAGCCTGGATGTGTAGCGACCCGATATAATGAGACTGGATGTGTAGAGACTAGAAATGATGAGACGCGGTATGGAGATGCCCGGTATGCAGGCAATCCGAATACAGGCAATCCATATACTGATTCACAGGGGGGACAGTCCGGAGCGCTTGGCGCATCAAGTCATTTGCTTGTATGCCGCTGTGAAGAAGTGAGCTTGGCACAGCTGGAGCAGGCTTGCCATATGGGAGCGGAGACGGTGCGCCAGCTTAAAATGGCTACGCGAGTCACGATGGGAGCGTGTCAGGGCAGGGTATGCAGACAACTGGTAGAGACTTGGTTTTATAGTCAATATCCCGCTGCCCGCAGGGAGGCAGAGCTATTATCGCAAAGACCTCCGGTACGTCCCGTGACGTTTGGTCAGCTGGCAGAAGGAGGTTCTTTATGA
- a CDS encoding Ig domain-containing protein, which produces MNTQKRRTKIWLTALAASLIVALTPAIPGHEAYAKAESDAKVIDIFSRTVNDYGIELVDWQGYLANPYVKLKVKPPADAAFPVTITLNAQGTSRLMMDLPSTLSAQGASKTLTFANAQEEKDFRLAIHPDRIGGNGEIEHYTLSLSVAGNDGRKTTQSIPIRVLDQDDNEEPQVPIHFDYRFDTIMPYFNDAATRKAAELAVKDWFYFFDLSPFDEVPANAEVNHLPGDDWQNEIQVTNDKPYKGMWVFMRGLNGPYSTGFPANNGNYHTRNGVTVPGNLNRSYSLILDFYDDAVPFTSVDDEEWYQSDLSKVTDVHGLIMHEFGHAIVFSDTFPGVRALKEAAGNDPDILAYQHRPAALDDSYHLSGELAEVDRLSGQNGGWRHMFPTRRWMNTKLSLLVAEKAGWPLRKDLTPFLAPEIVTKELPAPVKGKAYNAKLEAKGGVPFYDWTVTGGQLPAGFTLDRFTGTISGTAESGAANKIYTFTVQLRDYDELSKPVTQSFTLKL; this is translated from the coding sequence ATGAACACGCAAAAAAGACGCACGAAAATATGGCTGACCGCGCTGGCGGCTTCACTCATCGTTGCTTTAACACCAGCTATTCCGGGTCATGAGGCTTATGCCAAGGCGGAGTCGGATGCCAAAGTCATCGACATCTTTAGCCGGACGGTGAACGATTACGGTATAGAGCTGGTCGATTGGCAAGGGTATCTTGCGAACCCGTATGTGAAGCTAAAGGTCAAACCGCCGGCAGACGCCGCCTTTCCGGTAACGATAACGCTGAATGCGCAGGGCACATCGCGATTGATGATGGATTTGCCAAGTACGCTGTCGGCGCAAGGTGCAAGCAAAACGCTGACCTTTGCCAATGCTCAGGAGGAAAAAGATTTCCGTCTAGCTATCCATCCCGACCGGATTGGGGGAAATGGTGAAATTGAGCATTATACACTGTCCCTATCTGTGGCGGGAAACGATGGGCGCAAGACCACCCAGTCGATTCCGATTCGGGTGTTGGATCAGGACGATAATGAAGAGCCCCAAGTCCCCATCCATTTTGACTACCGCTTTGATACGATCATGCCTTATTTCAATGATGCTGCTACGAGAAAAGCCGCAGAGCTGGCGGTGAAGGACTGGTTCTATTTCTTTGATCTGAGCCCCTTCGATGAGGTTCCGGCGAATGCGGAGGTCAACCATCTGCCGGGAGACGACTGGCAAAATGAAATCCAAGTGACGAATGACAAGCCATATAAAGGCATGTGGGTGTTTATGAGAGGATTGAACGGGCCTTATTCTACGGGCTTTCCAGCCAATAACGGCAATTATCATACACGTAACGGTGTGACCGTTCCAGGGAATCTGAACCGTTCCTATAGTCTGATTCTGGATTTCTATGATGATGCAGTTCCATTCACATCGGTGGACGATGAAGAATGGTATCAATCCGATCTGTCCAAGGTGACGGATGTGCATGGGCTGATCATGCATGAATTTGGTCATGCGATTGTGTTCAGCGACACGTTCCCGGGTGTCAGGGCGTTGAAGGAAGCAGCAGGCAATGACCCGGATATTCTGGCTTATCAACACAGACCGGCCGCGCTGGACGACAGCTATCATCTCTCCGGGGAGCTTGCCGAGGTCGACAGACTGAGCGGACAAAACGGTGGCTGGCGCCACATGTTCCCGACACGGCGCTGGATGAACACGAAGCTTTCGCTGCTGGTAGCAGAAAAAGCAGGCTGGCCGCTTCGCAAGGACCTGACTCCTTTCCTCGCGCCGGAGATCGTGACGAAGGAACTGCCAGCACCCGTTAAAGGGAAAGCGTACAATGCCAAGCTGGAGGCCAAGGGAGGCGTTCCGTTTTACGATTGGACGGTAACGGGCGGTCAGCTGCCCGCAGGCTTCACGCTGGATCGCTTCACAGGAACGATCAGCGGTACGGCAGAAAGCGGAGCAGCGAACAAGATATATACGTTCACCGTACAGCTGCGGGATTATGACGAGCTGAGCAAGCCCGTGACCCAAAGCTTTACGCTCAAGCTGTAA